A region of Gammaproteobacteria bacterium DNA encodes the following proteins:
- the lipB gene encoding lipoyl(octanoyl) transferase LipB, whose protein sequence is MAQDDLIVRQLGLCDYEPIWHAMQNFTDQRQPESLDEFWLLEHEPIFTQGQAGKAEHLLNPGHIPVLQVDRGGQVTYHGPGQLMFYLLLDLRRRKLGVRQLVTLMEQSVIKLLAEYDITALARADAPGVYVDAAKVAALGLRVRHGRCYHGLSLNVDLDLSPFAGINPCGYQGLKVTRLHDLGVEDSLAEVRARLSEHLLMELGYNSPHFTTEFPNDYV, encoded by the coding sequence ATGGCTCAAGATGATTTGATTGTGCGTCAATTGGGATTGTGTGATTACGAACCGATCTGGCACGCGATGCAGAATTTTACCGATCAGCGTCAACCAGAGAGTCTCGATGAATTTTGGCTGCTGGAGCATGAGCCGATCTTTACCCAAGGCCAAGCGGGTAAGGCAGAGCATCTGCTCAACCCCGGTCATATTCCTGTTTTGCAGGTGGATCGCGGTGGGCAGGTGACTTACCACGGACCTGGTCAGTTGATGTTCTATCTGTTGTTGGATCTGCGCCGACGTAAGTTGGGCGTGCGCCAGTTGGTGACGTTGATGGAGCAGAGCGTGATTAAGCTGCTGGCGGAATACGATATTACGGCACTGGCCAGAGCAGATGCGCCGGGGGTTTATGTTGATGCGGCTAAAGTGGCCGCGCTCGGTTTGCGCGTGCGCCACGGGCGCTGTTATCACGGGTTGAGTTTGAACGTCGATCTGGATTTAAGCCCCTTTGCGGGCATCAATCCCTGTGGTTATCAGGGTCTGAAGGTGACGCGGCTGCACGATTTGGGTGTGGAAGATTCTTTGGCTGAGGTGCGAGCGCGTCTGAGCGAGCATTTGCTGATGGAACTGGGTTACAATAGCCCTCATTTTACCACTGAATTTCCTAACGATTATGTCTGA
- the lipA gene encoding lipoyl synthase, with protein MSDKTSVTAPSRLDPEHHQRGAAKLSRIPVKIKRTEKMVRKPRWIRAAHQGDPKVQQLKKLLREKNLHTVCEEANCPNLGECFSHGTATFMIMGDICTRRCPFCDVSHGRPNPLDKDEPKQLGQTIQLMGLSYVVITSVDRDDLRDGGAGHFAECIAEVKAANPKIQIEVLVPDFRGRMEVALEALGQNLPHVFNHNLETVPRLYKAARPGSDYQWSLDLLKNFKARFKGIATKSGLMLGLGEELAEVEQVMLDLRAHGCEMLTLGQYLQPSRDHLPVARFVTPEEFDELALIGKKMGFQHVASGPMVRSSYHADQQAMSAGAVE; from the coding sequence ATGTCTGATAAAACCTCCGTTACTGCCCCCTCTCGCCTTGATCCTGAACACCACCAACGGGGCGCGGCCAAGTTGTCGCGCATTCCAGTGAAGATCAAACGCACCGAAAAAATGGTGCGTAAACCGCGCTGGATTCGCGCCGCCCATCAAGGTGATCCCAAAGTACAGCAGTTGAAAAAGCTGCTGCGCGAGAAAAATTTGCACACCGTTTGTGAAGAGGCTAACTGCCCCAATTTGGGCGAGTGTTTCAGCCACGGTACGGCGACCTTTATGATTATGGGTGACATCTGCACCCGTCGCTGCCCCTTTTGTGATGTCTCTCACGGTCGGCCTAACCCGTTGGATAAAGATGAACCCAAGCAGTTGGGGCAGACCATTCAGCTGATGGGGCTCTCGTATGTGGTGATCACTTCGGTGGATCGGGACGATCTGCGTGACGGCGGTGCAGGGCATTTTGCCGAGTGCATTGCTGAGGTTAAAGCGGCTAATCCTAAAATTCAGATCGAGGTCTTGGTGCCTGATTTTCGTGGTCGTATGGAAGTGGCGCTGGAGGCTTTGGGTCAGAATTTGCCCCACGTCTTTAACCACAATTTGGAGACGGTGCCGCGCCTTTATAAAGCCGCTCGTCCTGGCTCGGATTATCAGTGGTCGTTGGATCTGCTGAAAAATTTCAAGGCGCGCTTTAAGGGCATCGCTACCAAGTCCGGTTTGATGTTGGGTTTGGGTGAAGAGCTGGCTGAGGTGGAGCAGGTGATGTTGGATCTGCGCGCCCACGGCTGTGAGATGTTGACCTTGGGGCAGTATTTGCAACCGAGCCGCGATCATCTGCCGGTGGCGCGTTTTGTCACTCCTGAGGAGTTTGATGAGTTGGCGTTGATCGGGAAAAAGATGGGCTTTCAGCATGTGGCCAGTGGGCCAATGGTGCGCTCGTCCTATCATGCCGATCAGCAGGCGATGTCAGCCGGTGCGGTGGAGTAG
- the nirB gene encoding nitrite reductase large subunit NirB — MKQRLVLVGNGMAGMRAVEELLKLEPEKYEITVFGSEPYGNYNRIMLSPVLASEQTIDDIILNTPEWYAENNITLHTGKLVTEIDRVQQRVVCADGTTADYDRVILATGSNPFMIPLPGIDKQGVLGFRDIADVDTMLAASQQHKKAVVIGGGLLGLEAANGLMKQGMDVTVVHLLDSLMERQLDPPASAMLKASLEERGMTFMMEAQTASILGDERVTAVQFADGSKIDADLVVMAVGIRPNIELAQNSGVYCERGVVVNDTMQSYDPKIYAVGECVQHRGNCYGLVAPLFEQAKVCANHLAQLGYSLYEGSVTSTKLKVTGIDLFSAGDFNEGEGDEVLLMQDPSQGVYKKLVIRDNRIKGAVLYGDTMDGTWYFQLLREGTDISDFRSTIMFGQHDLGDAGHGDEARVAMLSDGAEICGCNGVSKGEIVCAIQTQGLFTLDDVRAHTKASASCGSCTGLVESLLASTVGEGYSAAPSKKALCGCTEHSHDDVISAVKTHELKSMRAVFDFFEWKTPDGCAACRPALNYYLLARWPEEYQDDAQSRFINERAHGNIQKDGTYSVIPRMFGGLCTPKDLRTIADVCDKFDVPEMKVTGGQRIDMLGIKKEDLPLVWKDLSAAGFVSGHAYGKAMRTVKTCVGKTWCRFGTQDSTGLGVKLEELTWGSWMPHKFKLAVSGCPRNCAEATIKDFGVVCVDSGYELHVGGNGGIKLRMTDLLCKIDTEEQVLEYCGAFTQLYREEAHYLERTAPWVERVGLEHIKQCVVEDEAERKRLHERFKVGQKQSQIDPWKARAEGAEENEFRSIEVVEV; from the coding sequence ATGAAACAACGTTTGGTACTGGTGGGTAACGGCATGGCAGGTATGCGTGCGGTTGAGGAGCTGCTGAAGCTGGAGCCAGAGAAATATGAAATCACCGTCTTTGGCTCGGAGCCATACGGTAATTACAATCGTATTATGCTCTCGCCTGTGCTGGCCAGTGAACAGACCATCGACGATATTATTTTGAATACGCCTGAATGGTACGCGGAAAACAACATCACTCTGCATACGGGCAAGCTGGTCACCGAAATTGACCGTGTTCAACAGCGGGTGGTGTGTGCCGATGGCACCACCGCCGATTACGACCGCGTGATTTTGGCCACGGGTTCCAACCCGTTTATGATTCCTCTGCCGGGCATTGATAAACAAGGTGTGTTGGGTTTTCGAGACATTGCTGATGTTGACACCATGCTGGCCGCTTCACAGCAGCATAAAAAAGCGGTGGTGATCGGCGGTGGTCTGCTCGGGCTGGAGGCCGCCAATGGCCTGATGAAACAGGGCATGGATGTGACCGTGGTGCATCTGCTCGACAGCTTGATGGAGCGTCAGTTGGATCCTCCGGCTTCGGCCATGTTAAAAGCCTCGCTCGAAGAGCGGGGTATGACCTTTATGATGGAAGCGCAGACGGCTTCGATCTTGGGTGATGAGCGGGTTACGGCGGTACAGTTTGCCGACGGTTCGAAGATCGATGCAGATCTGGTGGTGATGGCGGTGGGTATTCGCCCCAACATCGAATTGGCGCAAAATTCGGGTGTTTACTGCGAGCGCGGCGTGGTGGTGAACGACACCATGCAGAGTTATGACCCTAAAATTTACGCCGTCGGTGAGTGTGTTCAGCATCGTGGCAACTGCTACGGCTTGGTGGCTCCGTTGTTTGAGCAGGCGAAAGTTTGTGCTAACCATTTGGCTCAGTTGGGTTACAGCCTTTATGAGGGTTCCGTTACCTCGACCAAATTGAAAGTGACCGGCATTGATCTTTTCTCCGCCGGTGATTTTAATGAAGGCGAAGGCGATGAGGTTTTGTTGATGCAAGATCCCTCGCAAGGGGTCTACAAAAAATTGGTGATCCGCGACAACCGCATCAAGGGTGCGGTGTTGTACGGTGACACGATGGACGGTACGTGGTATTTCCAACTGCTGCGTGAAGGCACCGACATCAGTGATTTCCGCAGCACCATTATGTTTGGTCAGCACGATTTGGGTGATGCCGGACACGGTGATGAAGCGCGGGTGGCGATGTTATCCGACGGCGCTGAGATTTGCGGGTGCAACGGCGTTAGCAAGGGTGAGATTGTCTGTGCGATTCAGACCCAAGGCCTGTTTACCTTGGACGATGTGCGCGCCCACACCAAGGCATCAGCCTCCTGTGGTTCCTGTACCGGCTTGGTGGAGTCTTTATTGGCCAGCACCGTCGGTGAAGGTTACAGCGCTGCACCGAGTAAAAAGGCACTCTGTGGTTGCACCGAGCACAGCCACGATGATGTGATCTCGGCGGTCAAAACGCATGAACTGAAATCCATGCGAGCGGTGTTTGATTTCTTTGAATGGAAGACCCCAGACGGTTGTGCCGCCTGTCGTCCTGCACTGAATTATTATCTTTTGGCGCGTTGGCCTGAAGAGTATCAAGACGATGCTCAATCGCGGTTTATCAACGAACGGGCGCACGGCAACATTCAAAAAGACGGCACTTACTCGGTGATCCCGCGCATGTTTGGTGGTCTCTGTACCCCGAAAGACCTGCGTACGATTGCGGATGTCTGCGATAAATTTGATGTGCCGGAGATGAAAGTCACCGGTGGCCAGCGGATTGATATGTTGGGGATCAAAAAAGAAGATCTGCCGCTGGTGTGGAAAGACCTTTCCGCTGCCGGTTTTGTTTCAGGTCATGCGTATGGTAAAGCGATGCGAACGGTGAAAACCTGTGTGGGCAAAACGTGGTGTCGTTTTGGTACTCAAGACTCCACCGGCCTTGGGGTCAAGCTGGAAGAGCTGACGTGGGGGTCGTGGATGCCGCATAAGTTTAAGCTGGCGGTCTCCGGTTGCCCGCGTAACTGCGCTGAGGCGACGATTAAAGATTTTGGGGTGGTCTGTGTCGATTCCGGTTACGAGCTGCATGTCGGTGGCAACGGCGGGATTAAACTGCGCATGACCGATCTGCTCTGCAAGATTGATACGGAAGAGCAGGTGCTGGAATATTGTGGTGCTTTCACCCAGCTTTATCGTGAAGAGGCGCACTATTTAGAACGCACCGCACCGTGGGTGGAACGAGTGGGGCTGGAACATATTAAGCAATGTGTGGTGGAAGACGAAGCGGAGCGCAAACGTCTGCATGAGCGTTTTAAAGTGGGACAGAAACAGTCTCAGATTGACCCTTGGAAAGCGCGTGCTGAAGGTGCAGAAGAGAATGAATTCCGTTCCATTGAAGTTGTGGAGGTTTAG
- the nirD gene encoding nitrite reductase small subunit NirD, giving the protein MSNWINVVALDQIPVLGARVVNKGDLKIAVFRGSDDQVYAIRDACPHKQGPLSQGIMHGNSVTCPLHNWKIDLTSGKALGVDEGCANLFPVRVEAGQVQLQLTPEPLAE; this is encoded by the coding sequence ATGAGCAATTGGATTAACGTAGTGGCATTGGATCAGATTCCCGTTTTGGGTGCTCGGGTGGTGAATAAAGGTGATTTGAAGATTGCCGTGTTTCGCGGTTCGGATGATCAGGTTTATGCGATTCGAGATGCTTGCCCGCACAAACAAGGGCCGTTGTCGCAGGGCATTATGCACGGCAATTCCGTCACCTGCCCGCTGCACAACTGGAAAATTGATCTCACCAGTGGCAAAGCACTGGGCGTGGACGAAGGCTGTGCCAATTTGTTTCCGGTGCGGGTTGAAGCGGGTCAGGTGCAGTTGCAATTGACCCCAGAACCACTGGCAGAGTAG
- a CDS encoding nitrate reductase: MLFGRSKKNPIKIADKGVVEWKYAACGYCSTGCSIEVGLNAEGKPVSSRGVADADVNRGKLCLKGIVEHELFDSAGRGLIPKIRDQWHQPWQESNWDAALDKVHDEIVRIQEKYGRDSFAIISTGQMLTEEFYTLGKLTRGLIGTNNYDGNTTLCMASAVSGYKRSFGSDGPPGCYEDFEHTDCLIAWGSNLPEQHPIIYWRMKEAQEERKFPLIVIDPRVTMLAQNADIHLPVTPGTDVVLQNAFMHVILDEGLEDKAYIEANTNGIDALREEVAKYDPTTAAKICGIDEDSIRLVARLFANAGAAMQFWTMGINQSTHGSDGVVGINNLALLTGNIGKPGGTSLSITGQCNAMGTREWSSCSGLPNYRALENPQDREEIAQFWNIDPEFFPKKRGMFQTDIYQAIETGQIKGIWLIATNPMSSLPNTSRIRKAMEKLEFCAVQDCYEDTESAQYAHVYLPAGTWAEKEGVMTNTERRINLVTPISKAPGEAQPDLWIFNRMAERFNSDGKVTFPEKAPDIFLEMGGLSKGRLADISGLDHELIEKHRGIQWPYTEEQRKNGEVPPKGGKRLYTEPTTFRYPDGKAKLIPLPFIDNNEVPDEKFPIWLNTGRLVEHWHGRTKTGKIGENNKYSPIPFIEINSDLAHELGVLEGEYLRLVSRRSDAIVMAKPTQRVPKNMVFLPFHFHDCANRLTLGLLDPHSRQPAYKQSAVRIEKLDDQQAAAKLSMEMRTF, from the coding sequence ATGCTGTTTGGACGGAGTAAAAAGAATCCGATTAAGATCGCCGATAAAGGCGTGGTGGAGTGGAAGTACGCCGCGTGCGGTTACTGTTCCACCGGCTGTTCCATCGAAGTGGGTCTTAATGCAGAAGGCAAACCGGTCTCCTCTCGTGGCGTGGCCGATGCCGACGTTAATCGGGGCAAACTGTGCCTGAAAGGCATTGTTGAACATGAGCTGTTTGATTCTGCCGGACGGGGTTTGATCCCAAAAATTCGTGATCAATGGCATCAGCCGTGGCAAGAGAGCAATTGGGATGCCGCTCTGGATAAGGTTCATGATGAAATTGTCCGCATTCAAGAGAAGTACGGTCGCGATTCTTTTGCGATTATCTCCACCGGTCAAATGCTAACGGAAGAGTTTTATACGCTGGGCAAATTAACCCGGGGTCTGATCGGCACCAACAACTACGACGGCAATACCACCTTGTGTATGGCTTCGGCGGTTTCCGGTTACAAACGTTCGTTTGGTTCCGATGGCCCGCCGGGCTGTTACGAAGATTTTGAGCACACCGATTGTCTGATCGCGTGGGGTTCCAATTTGCCTGAGCAGCATCCGATCATTTACTGGCGGATGAAAGAGGCACAGGAAGAACGTAAATTTCCGCTGATCGTGATTGACCCTCGGGTCACCATGTTGGCGCAAAACGCCGACATTCATCTGCCCGTCACTCCCGGTACGGATGTGGTGTTGCAGAACGCCTTTATGCACGTGATCCTTGATGAAGGGTTGGAAGATAAAGCCTACATCGAAGCCAATACCAACGGCATCGACGCGCTGCGAGAAGAGGTGGCCAAATACGATCCCACCACGGCAGCTAAGATCTGTGGCATTGACGAAGACAGCATTCGTTTGGTGGCGCGTCTGTTTGCCAATGCCGGAGCGGCGATGCAGTTCTGGACGATGGGGATCAACCAATCCACTCACGGCTCCGATGGGGTGGTGGGGATCAACAACTTGGCCTTGTTGACCGGCAACATCGGAAAACCCGGTGGCACCAGCCTCTCCATTACAGGCCAGTGCAATGCGATGGGAACCCGCGAATGGTCGTCTTGTTCTGGTCTGCCCAATTATCGGGCGTTGGAAAACCCACAAGACCGTGAAGAGATTGCTCAATTTTGGAACATTGACCCTGAGTTTTTCCCGAAAAAACGCGGCATGTTCCAGACCGATATTTATCAGGCCATCGAAACGGGGCAGATCAAAGGCATCTGGTTGATTGCCACCAACCCCATGTCCTCGTTGCCCAACACCTCGCGGATTCGCAAAGCGATGGAGAAGTTGGAGTTCTGCGCGGTGCAGGATTGTTATGAGGACACCGAGAGCGCCCAATACGCTCACGTTTATCTGCCAGCGGGTACATGGGCGGAGAAAGAGGGGGTAATGACCAACACCGAACGACGGATTAATTTGGTGACCCCAATCAGTAAGGCACCGGGTGAAGCGCAGCCTGATTTGTGGATTTTCAACCGCATGGCGGAGCGTTTTAACTCTGATGGCAAAGTGACCTTCCCTGAAAAAGCGCCAGACATCTTTTTGGAGATGGGCGGTTTATCCAAGGGGCGGTTGGCGGACATCTCCGGTTTGGATCACGAGCTGATCGAAAAACACCGTGGCATTCAGTGGCCTTACACCGAAGAGCAGCGGAAAAACGGTGAGGTACCGCCTAAAGGCGGCAAGCGTCTTTACACCGAGCCGACCACCTTCCGTTATCCCGATGGCAAAGCGAAACTAATCCCTCTGCCCTTTATTGATAACAACGAAGTGCCGGATGAGAAGTTTCCTATTTGGCTCAATACGGGGCGTTTGGTTGAGCATTGGCACGGTCGTACCAAGACCGGCAAGATTGGTGAAAACAACAAATACAGCCCGATCCCTTTTATCGAAATCAACTCCGATCTGGCGCATGAACTGGGTGTTTTGGAAGGGGAGTATCTGCGTTTGGTCTCGCGTCGTTCTGATGCCATCGTGATGGCCAAACCGACTCAGCGAGTGCCGAAAAACATGGTCTTTTTGCCTTTTCACTTCCATGACTGCGCTAATCGCCTGACCTTGGGTCTGTTAGACCCTCATTCGCGTCAACCGGCTTACAAACAGTCGGCGGTGCGGATTGAAAAATTGGATGATCAGCAGGCAGCAGCTAAATTAAGCATGGAAATGCGTACGTTTTAA
- a CDS encoding CBS domain-containing protein codes for MLIKDIMSTAVRTVTPETPMMEVASIMCLYRISGLPVVTDDDKMVGFIAERDVLHHLFPSLADIMDGMATIDFETLSDNYGDIASLKTSDLMSDEVLFVDPELPILRAASKMVQQRLRRIPVAVEEKGGMRLLGVVSLGDIHKAMFHRYVSKS; via the coding sequence ATGTTGATTAAAGACATTATGTCTACTGCGGTCAGAACCGTTACCCCTGAAACCCCGATGATGGAGGTGGCTTCGATTATGTGTCTTTATCGTATCAGTGGCCTGCCGGTGGTGACAGACGATGATAAAATGGTGGGTTTTATCGCGGAGCGAGACGTATTACACCATCTTTTTCCGAGCTTGGCGGACATCATGGACGGTATGGCGACGATTGATTTTGAAACTTTGTCGGATAATTACGGCGATATTGCTTCACTGAAAACATCGGATTTAATGAGTGATGAGGTGCTGTTTGTTGATCCTGAACTGCCCATTTTACGGGCGGCTTCTAAAATGGTGCAGCAACGGCTGCGGCGTATCCCCGTGGCAGTAGAAGAAAAGGGTGGTATGCGTCTGTTGGGGGTGGTCAGTTTGGGCGACATTCATAAAGCCATGTTTCATCGCTACGTCTCTAAAAGCTAG
- a CDS encoding HAMP domain-containing methyl-accepting chemotaxis protein: MKKLNLAQQFWLLGGLFSIVLCSAMGFLFITTSSISQLSWRTAHLDIPALNHAHLIKLNVIQVQQWLTDISATRARDGLNDGFKIAAQSAEAFHKQAQQLQQLYPHHSDELEQMEQSFDAYYQTGRNMAHAYINGGPEAGNLIMSEFDRVAETLSEQVDLLLKEVTTRTQQTAEEQESELRHLHVAVAASFVLLATSMILIIVVILRAFGAFPIILKRLKMLAQGHLTSDKLNIQRDDEVGQLARSVEETSHSLKTVIKQISCASDHVVNAADELSSSTLHTRNHMQLQQNDIEHMAHSIQMMSGVVLEISQNASSAEKSAQHAKEEASNGKQVVNMTIEAINALADDVEASSQVINKLDKESNNIGGILDVIRGIADQTNLLALNAAIEAARAGEHGRGFAVVADEVRVLAQRTQESTQEIQQMIEQLQFNARNAVQAMEQGRNRAEESVKKARSAGERLHRITTAVKTISSMISQIAAAATRQGKMAQEVSHSISNIRSSSHATAEDAKQTAQSSETLRSLALQMERVVSHFQTTPSRS; encoded by the coding sequence ATGAAAAAACTTAATTTAGCGCAACAATTTTGGCTGCTCGGTGGCCTGTTTAGCATCGTGCTCTGCTCGGCGATGGGCTTTCTTTTTATCACCACTTCGTCTATTAGCCAGCTCAGTTGGCGCACCGCCCATCTGGACATTCCCGCTCTCAATCACGCCCACCTGATTAAGCTGAATGTGATCCAAGTCCAGCAGTGGTTGACCGACATCAGTGCCACTCGCGCTCGGGACGGCCTTAACGACGGTTTCAAAATCGCAGCGCAAAGTGCTGAGGCATTTCATAAACAAGCCCAACAACTCCAGCAGCTTTACCCACATCACAGCGACGAGCTTGAGCAGATGGAACAGAGTTTTGATGCTTATTATCAAACCGGAAGAAATATGGCACACGCCTACATCAACGGCGGCCCCGAGGCGGGCAATTTGATTATGAGTGAGTTTGATCGTGTTGCCGAAACCCTCAGCGAGCAGGTTGATCTGCTGCTCAAAGAAGTCACCACACGCACCCAACAAACCGCCGAAGAGCAAGAGTCTGAACTACGCCATCTACACGTTGCAGTAGCCGCCAGCTTTGTGCTGCTCGCCACCAGCATGATTTTGATCATTGTGGTTATTTTACGCGCTTTTGGCGCGTTTCCGATCATTCTTAAACGGCTTAAAATGCTCGCTCAAGGCCATCTTACCAGCGATAAATTGAACATCCAGCGCGACGATGAAGTGGGCCAACTCGCCCGCAGCGTTGAAGAGACCAGTCACAGCCTAAAAACGGTGATCAAACAGATCTCTTGTGCATCAGACCATGTCGTCAACGCTGCCGATGAACTCTCCAGCAGTACCCTTCACACCCGCAATCACATGCAACTGCAACAGAACGACATCGAACATATGGCACACTCCATTCAAATGATGAGTGGCGTGGTACTTGAAATTTCTCAAAATGCCTCCTCAGCAGAAAAATCGGCACAACACGCCAAGGAAGAGGCCAGCAACGGCAAACAGGTGGTCAATATGACCATTGAGGCCATCAACGCCTTGGCCGATGATGTAGAAGCCTCTTCGCAAGTGATTAATAAACTGGATAAAGAGAGCAATAATATTGGCGGTATTTTAGACGTGATTCGGGGCATCGCCGACCAGACCAATTTATTGGCTCTGAATGCCGCCATTGAAGCGGCGCGCGCAGGTGAACACGGGCGTGGCTTTGCGGTGGTGGCCGATGAAGTGCGCGTTTTGGCTCAACGCACCCAAGAGTCCACTCAAGAGATTCAACAGATGATCGAGCAATTACAGTTCAATGCGCGCAACGCGGTACAGGCGATGGAACAAGGGCGCAATCGAGCCGAAGAGAGTGTGAAAAAGGCGCGTTCCGCTGGAGAACGACTGCACAGAATTACCACAGCGGTCAAAACCATCAGCAGTATGATCAGCCAAATTGCCGCAGCGGCCACTCGTCAGGGGAAAATGGCTCAGGAGGTGAGTCACAGCATCAGCAATATCCGCAGCAGTTCTCATGCGACCGCCGAAGATGCCAAACAGACGGCACAGTCCAGCGAGACTCTGCGCAGCTTAGCGCTGCAAATGGAACGGGTGGTCAGTCACTTTCAAACCACACCGTCCAGATCGTGA
- a CDS encoding pteridine reductase, protein MALISGAARRIGAAIAHTLHHAGMNVVIHYRSSVKDAEQLQLALEAQRPNSVLLLQADLLQTETLPKLVKEATQKWGRLDLLVNNASSFYPTEVGQITEAHWDDLMGSNLKAPLFLSQAATPALQKQGGNIINIVDIHGLRPLKGHPLYCAAKAGLAMLTQSLAKELGPEIRVNGIAPGSILWPEGEAEVSNAVQQQITEQSALKRQGGAEDIANTVLFLVRDGGYITGQIIAVDGGRMLSER, encoded by the coding sequence GTGGCGCTCATCAGCGGAGCCGCACGCCGCATCGGCGCAGCAATTGCCCATACCCTGCACCACGCGGGCATGAACGTCGTCATTCACTACCGCAGTTCGGTCAAAGACGCAGAACAACTGCAACTGGCACTGGAAGCCCAGCGCCCCAATTCGGTTTTACTCTTACAAGCCGATCTGCTGCAAACCGAGACGCTGCCCAAATTGGTCAAAGAAGCCACTCAGAAGTGGGGACGGCTCGACCTGCTGGTGAACAACGCCTCCAGTTTCTACCCCACCGAAGTCGGCCAGATCACCGAGGCACACTGGGATGACCTGATGGGCAGCAACCTCAAAGCGCCGCTGTTTCTCTCCCAAGCCGCCACCCCCGCGCTGCAAAAACAGGGCGGCAACATCATCAACATCGTTGATATTCACGGCCTGCGCCCGCTCAAAGGCCATCCCCTTTACTGCGCTGCCAAAGCGGGCTTGGCCATGTTGACCCAATCGCTGGCCAAAGAGCTCGGCCCCGAGATCCGCGTCAATGGCATCGCGCCAGGTTCCATTCTCTGGCCTGAAGGGGAAGCGGAAGTCAGTAACGCCGTGCAACAACAGATCACCGAACAAAGTGCGCTCAAACGTCAAGGCGGTGCTGAAGACATTGCCAACACCGTGCTCTTTTTGGTGCGCGATGGCGGCTACATCACCGGACAGATCATTGCTGTGGACGGTGGCCGAATGCTCAGCGAACGTTAG
- a CDS encoding SAM-dependent methyltransferase, which translates to MDSELPELLAAEQERSDALQTRLKENITAQSFLPFSDVMQSLLYEPELGYYVAGAEKFGAQGDFVTAPELSPLFARALARQCQPVLQELGAAEILELGAGSGKMAADLLLELERLDCLPLRYAILELSAELQQRQRETLLQKAPHLLDRVVWLQRWSNGFVGLVLANEVLDAMPVERFKIVDAEIKQLGLVLEAGALKEAYRPAPIGLKEAVEGLQQELEAPLAEGFCSEVNLQLEGWFAALSESLQKGALLLIDYGYARREFYQPERSAGTLSCFYRHRVHDDPYQRFGVQDVTASVEFTAVVEAASKAGFELEGYVTQANFLFNNDLDQLVATAAEGLDKVALLKLSQAVKTLTLPSEMGERFKVMGLSKGLTQHLQGFSHNDISRRL; encoded by the coding sequence GTGGATAGTGAATTACCCGAATTGTTGGCAGCGGAACAGGAGCGCAGCGATGCGTTGCAAACGCGATTAAAAGAAAACATAACCGCGCAGTCGTTTTTGCCTTTTTCTGATGTGATGCAGAGTCTTTTGTACGAGCCAGAGCTGGGGTACTACGTTGCCGGAGCGGAGAAGTTTGGCGCGCAGGGGGATTTTGTCACCGCACCGGAACTGTCACCGCTGTTTGCGCGTGCTTTGGCACGCCAGTGTCAGCCGGTGTTGCAGGAGTTGGGTGCGGCTGAAATTCTGGAGCTGGGTGCGGGCAGCGGTAAGATGGCGGCGGATCTGCTGCTGGAGCTGGAACGGCTCGACTGTTTGCCGCTGCGCTACGCTATTTTGGAGCTGAGTGCCGAATTGCAGCAGCGCCAGCGTGAGACGCTGTTGCAAAAAGCGCCGCATCTGTTGGATAGGGTGGTGTGGTTGCAGCGTTGGTCGAATGGGTTTGTTGGTCTGGTGTTGGCCAATGAGGTGTTGGATGCGATGCCGGTGGAGCGGTTTAAGATCGTTGATGCAGAGATTAAGCAGCTCGGTCTGGTGCTGGAGGCGGGGGCATTAAAAGAAGCCTATCGCCCAGCGCCGATTGGATTAAAAGAGGCGGTTGAAGGGCTGCAACAGGAGTTAGAAGCACCCTTGGCGGAGGGCTTTTGCTCCGAGGTGAATCTCCAGCTTGAAGGCTGGTTTGCCGCGTTGTCAGAGTCGCTGCAAAAAGGCGCGCTGTTGTTGATCGACTACGGTTACGCACGGCGCGAGTTTTATCAGCCGGAGCGTTCGGCGGGGACGCTGAGCTGTTTTTACCGTCATCGCGTACACGATGACCCGTACCAGCGTTTTGGGGTGCAGGACGTGACCGCTTCCGTTGAGTTTACCGCTGTGGTTGAGGCGGCTTCTAAGGCCGGTTTTGAGCTGGAAGGGTATGTCACGCAAGCCAATTTCCTCTTCAATAACGATCTTGATCAACTGGTTGCAACGGCGGCAGAGGGTTTGGATAAGGTGGCTCTGTTGAAATTGAGCCAAGCGGTAAAAACCTTAACTCTGCCCAGCGAGATGGGGGAGCGGTTTAAAGTGATGGGGCTGTCGAAGGGATTAACGCAGCATCTACAGGGGTTTAGCCACAACGACATCAGTCGTCGTTTGTGA